The proteins below come from a single Caulobacter flavus genomic window:
- the recF gene encoding DNA replication/repair protein RecF (All proteins in this family for which functions are known are DNA-binding proteins that assist the filamentation of RecA onto DNA for the initiation of recombination or recombinational repair.), whose amino-acid sequence MASATIARLRLTDFRSYERADLQVGGRSVYLFGPNGAGKTNLLEAVSLLSPGKGLRGSSLAEVGRRLPGESVGRAWAVAAEVEQADGELLKVGTGTELAGAARRIVRIEGETVPPGRLADHVRPMWLTPAQDRLFLEAASDRRKFFDRLVFAAEPSHASHANAYDKAQRERMRLLSDAAEGGAPADPAWLTVLEARLAAAGALMAHARARTLTALQAEIDGRGDRPFPQARLALTGAWEQMALTGADEAEIELQLASALAAARPRDGAAGRALTGPHRGDLAVFHVDKDRPASECSTGEQKALILNLVLAQAARLSRAESAPNPIVLLDEVAAHLDLTRRAALADELTALKLQAFLTGTDESLFDHLKGRALGVRVSEAGLTPLEFTALEDE is encoded by the coding sequence ATGGCGTCCGCCACCATCGCCCGCCTGCGGCTCACCGACTTCCGATCCTACGAGCGCGCCGATCTTCAGGTCGGCGGGCGCAGCGTCTACCTGTTCGGACCCAACGGCGCGGGCAAGACCAACCTCCTGGAAGCCGTCAGCCTGCTGTCGCCGGGCAAGGGCCTGCGCGGGTCGAGCCTAGCCGAGGTGGGCCGCCGGCTGCCGGGCGAGAGCGTCGGCCGGGCCTGGGCCGTGGCCGCCGAAGTCGAGCAGGCCGACGGCGAGCTGCTGAAGGTCGGCACGGGCACGGAATTGGCCGGCGCCGCGCGCCGCATCGTCCGCATCGAGGGTGAGACCGTGCCGCCGGGACGCCTGGCCGACCACGTGCGGCCTATGTGGCTGACCCCGGCTCAGGATCGCCTGTTCCTCGAGGCCGCCTCCGACCGCCGCAAGTTCTTCGACCGGCTGGTGTTCGCCGCGGAACCCTCCCACGCCAGCCACGCCAACGCCTACGACAAGGCCCAGCGCGAGCGCATGCGCCTGCTGTCCGACGCCGCCGAAGGCGGGGCGCCCGCCGATCCGGCCTGGCTGACGGTGCTGGAGGCGCGGCTTGCCGCGGCCGGGGCGCTGATGGCCCACGCCCGGGCGCGGACGCTCACCGCCCTGCAGGCCGAGATCGACGGACGCGGCGACCGGCCGTTCCCGCAGGCGCGCCTAGCCCTCACCGGAGCGTGGGAGCAGATGGCCCTCACCGGCGCCGACGAGGCCGAGATCGAGCTTCAGCTGGCGAGCGCGCTGGCCGCCGCGAGGCCCCGCGACGGGGCGGCGGGAAGGGCCTTGACCGGTCCGCACCGGGGCGATCTGGCGGTGTTCCACGTCGACAAGGACCGTCCGGCCTCGGAATGCTCCACCGGAGAGCAAAAAGCGCTGATTTTGAACCTGGTTTTGGCCCAGGCGGCGAGACTTTCGCGTGCGGAATCCGCGCCGAATCCTATAGTGTTGCTCGACGAAGTCGCCGCGCATCTCGACCTTACCCGGCGAGCCGCTCTGGCCGATGAACTCACGGCGCTCAAGCTCCAGGCCTTCCTCACCGGCACGGACGAGTCGCTGTTCGACCACCTCAAGGGTCGGGCGTTGGGCGTGCGCGTCAGCGAGGCCGGCCTGACCCCCCTTGAGTTTACGGCTCTGGAAGACGAATGA
- a CDS encoding VOC family protein, with amino-acid sequence MAKISYMTVGSNKLEEAKAFYDALLGSIGMRPLFEHPSGGRLYRGKGVGMFGVLGPYDGNAACIGNGMMGGFDFDTREEVDAFHAKAIELGGTCEGAPGERMPKAYFAYFRDLDGNKLCAYRLGE; translated from the coding sequence ATGGCCAAGATCAGCTACATGACCGTCGGTTCGAACAAGCTGGAGGAGGCCAAGGCCTTCTACGACGCCCTGCTGGGGTCGATCGGCATGCGGCCGCTGTTCGAGCACCCCTCGGGCGGCCGGCTCTATCGTGGCAAGGGTGTGGGCATGTTCGGCGTGCTGGGCCCCTATGACGGAAACGCCGCCTGCATCGGCAACGGCATGATGGGCGGCTTCGACTTCGACACCCGCGAGGAGGTCGACGCCTTTCACGCCAAGGCCATCGAGCTTGGCGGAACCTGCGAGGGCGCGCCGGGCGAGCGCATGCCCAAGGCCTATTTCGCCTATTTCCGCGATCTCGACGGCAACAAGCTGTGTGCGTACCGGCTGGGCGAGTGA
- a CDS encoding alpha/beta hydrolase family protein → MKSRLFALSLALALSTSTLALAQNAPVERREIGNQILENVPTADPAIRAGLARYQNARSASFQDWAAGGGMLVVTRFGNTNQIHQVAAPGADRSQLTFHDEPVSGVHTLPGGEVLFSKDTGGDEWFQLFVRDASGKEVQLTEAGTRNQSPAWSGDGKVLVWSRATKGSANYDVVMRDPSAPDGRRVIFKGEGQVSPIDVSPDGKTVLLGRYYSIGESKRWLLDVASGKTTELNPAKGKVSYDGGLFTPDGKSILMLSDEGSDFMRLVEFDLATGKKHLVSGERPWDVEDFKLSKDGRVLAYVVNEDGYSKLVVQDFRTRRALPQPTLPGGVVSNLAFSEDGSKLGFSLATPTAASDAWSFDLSNGQVTRWTASELGGLDAKALVSPELVRFSSFDKRSIPAFVYKPKLAAGQKAPVIIDIHGGPEGQSRPVFNPFHQHTVAELGAAVIVTNVRGSSGYGKTFLNLDNAEKREDSVKDIGALLDWIKTQPDLDPNRVVVYGQSYGGYMSLAVMTHYSDRLAGGVERYGISNFVSFLQNTEAYRRDLRRAEYGDERDPKMLKAFETISPLNNVSRITKPMLVMQGWNDPRVPKSESDQVVAKLREKGVETWYVQFKDEGHGFAKKINNDRRREVETQFLQRVLGTGASQ, encoded by the coding sequence GTGAAATCACGCCTGTTCGCCCTCAGCCTCGCCCTGGCGCTGTCGACCTCGACCCTGGCTCTCGCCCAGAACGCGCCGGTCGAGCGCCGCGAGATCGGCAATCAGATCCTCGAGAACGTGCCGACGGCCGATCCGGCGATCCGGGCCGGCCTGGCGCGCTACCAGAACGCCCGCAGCGCCAGCTTCCAGGACTGGGCGGCCGGCGGCGGCATGCTGGTCGTCACGCGCTTTGGCAACACCAACCAGATCCACCAGGTCGCCGCGCCCGGCGCCGACCGCAGCCAGCTGACCTTCCACGACGAGCCGGTCAGCGGCGTCCACACCCTGCCGGGCGGCGAGGTGCTGTTCTCCAAGGACACCGGCGGCGACGAGTGGTTCCAGCTGTTCGTCCGCGACGCCTCGGGCAAGGAGGTCCAGCTGACGGAAGCCGGGACCCGCAACCAGTCGCCGGCCTGGTCGGGCGACGGCAAGGTGCTGGTCTGGAGCCGGGCGACCAAGGGCTCGGCCAACTACGACGTCGTCATGCGCGATCCGTCCGCGCCCGACGGCCGCCGCGTGATCTTCAAGGGCGAGGGCCAGGTCTCGCCGATCGACGTCTCGCCCGACGGCAAGACCGTGCTGCTGGGCCGCTACTACTCGATCGGCGAAAGCAAGCGCTGGCTGCTCGACGTGGCCAGCGGCAAGACCACCGAGCTGAACCCGGCGAAGGGCAAGGTCTCGTACGACGGCGGCCTGTTCACGCCGGACGGCAAGTCGATCCTGATGTTGTCGGACGAGGGCTCGGACTTCATGCGCCTCGTCGAATTCGACCTGGCCACCGGCAAGAAACACCTGGTCTCGGGCGAGCGTCCCTGGGACGTCGAGGACTTCAAGCTGTCGAAGGACGGCCGGGTGCTGGCCTACGTGGTCAACGAGGACGGCTATTCCAAGCTGGTCGTGCAGGACTTCCGCACCCGCCGCGCCCTGCCGCAGCCGACCCTGCCGGGCGGGGTGGTCTCCAACCTCGCCTTCTCGGAAGACGGCTCCAAGCTCGGCTTCTCCCTGGCCACGCCGACGGCGGCCAGCGACGCCTGGAGCTTTGATCTCTCCAACGGCCAGGTCACGCGCTGGACGGCCTCGGAGCTGGGCGGCCTGGACGCCAAGGCGCTGGTCAGCCCCGAGCTGGTGCGCTTTTCCTCGTTCGACAAGCGCTCGATCCCGGCCTTCGTCTACAAGCCCAAGCTGGCCGCCGGACAAAAGGCTCCCGTGATCATCGACATCCACGGCGGTCCGGAAGGCCAGTCGCGGCCGGTCTTCAACCCGTTCCACCAGCACACCGTGGCCGAGTTGGGGGCGGCGGTGATCGTCACCAACGTTCGCGGCTCGTCGGGTTACGGCAAGACCTTCCTCAATCTCGACAACGCCGAGAAGCGCGAGGACTCGGTCAAGGACATCGGCGCGCTGCTGGACTGGATCAAGACGCAGCCGGACCTCGATCCGAACCGCGTGGTGGTCTACGGCCAGTCCTATGGCGGCTACATGTCGCTGGCGGTGATGACCCACTATTCCGATCGCCTGGCCGGCGGGGTCGAACGCTACGGCATCTCCAACTTCGTCTCGTTCCTGCAGAACACCGAGGCCTATCGCCGGGATCTTCGCCGGGCCGAGTACGGCGACGAGCGCGACCCGAAGATGCTGAAGGCCTTCGAGACGATCTCGCCGCTCAACAACGTTTCCAGGATCACCAAGCCGATGCTGGTCATGCAGGGCTGGAACGACCCGCGGGTGCCCAAGTCGGAGTCCGACCAGGTGGTCGCCAAGCTGCGCGAGAAGGGCGTGGAGACCTGGTACGTCCAGTTCAAGGACGAGGGCCACGGCTTCGCCAAGAAGATCAACAACGACCGCCGCCGCGAGGTCGAGACCCAGTTCCTGCAGAGGGTGCTGGGGACCGGCGCTAGCCAGTGA
- a CDS encoding GIY-YIG nuclease family protein, whose product MAFYVYIVASRRNGTLYIGHTDDLARRTWEHQEKVYPGFTRKYDVGILVWYEVHDTRESVLIRERQMKKWRRLWKLELIERTNAGWRDLAQDLNC is encoded by the coding sequence ATGGCGTTCTACGTCTACATCGTCGCCAGCCGCCGCAACGGAACGCTCTACATCGGTCATACGGACGACCTGGCTCGTCGCACCTGGGAGCATCAGGAAAAGGTCTATCCGGGCTTCACCCGCAAGTACGACGTCGGGATCCTGGTCTGGTACGAGGTTCACGACACCCGCGAGTCCGTGCTGATCCGCGAGCGCCAGATGAAGAAATGGCGGCGGCTCTGGAAGCTGGAACTCATCGAACGCACCAACGCGGGCTGGCGCGATCTGGCCCAGGATCTGAACTGCTAG
- the dnaN gene encoding DNA polymerase III subunit beta has product MKLTIERAALLKALGHVQSVVERRNTIPILSNILLSADRDTLSFSATDLDMEIIDEGLAQIDVPGQITAPAHTLYEIVRKLPDGSDVSLNFSGDDPRLVIQTGRSRFNLPVLPAGDFPVMSNEGLSGRIAVDVNELMRLIDKTRFAISTEETRYYLNGLYLHTVNEGGETKLRAVATDGHRLALAEMPAPEGAAGLPGVIVPRKTIAEARRLLEDAGESIDLQVSPQKVRFEFGRAALTSKVIDGSFPDYMRVIPKDNAKILTLDNDLFAKAVDRVATISAEKSRSVKLAIEPGRITLTVRNMEAGQAVEEVEVDYDGEPFEIGFNARYLLDVCGQIGGPQAEFRFADPASPTLVVDPTDPGVKYVLMPLRV; this is encoded by the coding sequence ATGAAGCTTACCATCGAGCGGGCGGCGCTGCTGAAGGCGCTGGGTCACGTGCAGAGCGTCGTCGAGCGCCGCAACACCATCCCGATCCTGTCCAACATCCTGCTGTCGGCGGATCGCGACACGCTTTCGTTCTCGGCCACCGATCTCGACATGGAGATCATCGACGAGGGCCTGGCCCAGATCGACGTGCCGGGCCAGATCACCGCGCCGGCCCACACCCTGTACGAGATCGTCCGCAAGCTGCCGGACGGTTCGGACGTGTCGCTGAACTTCAGCGGCGACGACCCGCGCCTGGTGATCCAGACCGGCCGCTCGCGCTTCAACCTGCCGGTGCTGCCGGCCGGCGACTTTCCGGTGATGAGCAACGAGGGCCTGTCGGGCCGCATCGCCGTCGACGTCAACGAGCTGATGCGCCTGATCGACAAGACGCGCTTCGCGATCTCGACCGAAGAGACCCGCTACTATCTGAACGGCCTCTATCTCCACACGGTCAACGAGGGCGGCGAGACCAAGCTGCGCGCCGTGGCCACCGACGGCCACCGCCTGGCCCTGGCCGAGATGCCGGCGCCGGAAGGTGCCGCCGGCCTGCCGGGCGTGATCGTGCCGCGCAAGACCATCGCCGAGGCCCGCCGCCTGCTGGAAGACGCCGGCGAGTCGATCGACCTGCAGGTCTCGCCCCAGAAGGTCCGCTTCGAGTTCGGCCGCGCCGCCCTGACCTCCAAGGTCATCGACGGCTCGTTCCCCGACTACATGCGCGTGATCCCAAAGGACAACGCCAAGATCCTGACGCTGGACAACGACCTGTTCGCCAAGGCCGTCGACCGCGTGGCCACCATCTCGGCCGAGAAGAGCCGCTCGGTGAAGCTGGCCATCGAGCCGGGCCGCATCACCCTGACCGTCCGCAACATGGAAGCCGGCCAGGCCGTGGAAGAGGTCGAGGTCGACTACGACGGCGAGCCCTTCGAAATCGGCTTCAACGCCCGCTACCTGCTCGACGTCTGCGGCCAGATCGGCGGCCCGCAGGCCGAGTTCCGCTTCGCCGACCCGGCCTCGCCCACCCTGGTGGTGGATCCGACCGATCCGGGCGTGAAGTACGTGCTGATGCCGCTGCGGGTTTAA